A genomic window from Silene latifolia isolate original U9 population chromosome 11, ASM4854445v1, whole genome shotgun sequence includes:
- the LOC141613146 gene encoding protein FAR1-RELATED SEQUENCE 9-like yields the protein MQKLTNKVGPVISKETDFVSRLNAIVWDAELEPREFEEKWCQLVNEHNLEGNSWLSTMFRKRRKWIPTYFRDVPMGCLLRTTQRSESQNNFFKRFENAHGTLVEFLMRFQSAIDVQRHTQKQLDRNDDCTLPQLATSLKLEAHASKVYTNLCFLDFQVEASASICSLSVGGFTPPANGVELIGIADARTQKTYQVVYNSLTNDAECSCKLFNRKGIICRHIIWVYSGKQVHTLPDKYLLMRWTKNAHKIRLYGPHGELIEDFDATDLRKMEMCKLWSEFYVTISVLKNVSTKDITDLVDTLKQFRVKLNP from the coding sequence atGCAAAAGCTTACTAATAAGGTTGGGCCTGTAATATCGAAAGAGACTGATTTTGTCAGCCGTTTGAATGCTATTGTTTGGGATGCTGAGTTAGAACCTCGTGAATTTGAAGAAAAGTGGTGTCAGTTGGtcaatgagcataatcttgaagGTAATTCCTGGTTGTCAACCATGTTTAGAAAAAGGAGGAAATGGATCCCAACTTATTTTCGTGATGTTCCTATGGGTTGTCTATTACGAACAACTCAACGTTCTGAGAGTCAGAATAATTTTTTCAAGCGTTTTGAAAATGCACATGGTACACTTGTTGAATTCTTGATGCGGTTTCAAAGCGCCATTGATGTACAgcgccatactcaaaaacaacttGATAGAAACGATGATTGTACTCTTCCACAATTAGCGACTTCTCTTAAGTTGGAAGCTCATGCTTCCAAGGTTTATACAAATCTTTGCTTTCTCGATTTTCAAGTAGAAGCTTCTGCTTCTATTTGTTCCCTTAGTGTTGGTGGCTTCACACCACCTGCAAACGGTGTAGAATTAATTGGTATTGCTGATGCCAGAACGCAGAAGACCTACCAAGTTGTCTACAATTCTCTCACGAATGACGCTGAATGTTCTTGCAAGCTGTTCAACAGGAAGGGTATTATTTGTAGACACATTATCTGGGTTTACTCTGGAAAACAAGTACACACTTTGCCCGATAAATACCTTCTTATGCGGTGGACCAAGAATGCACATAAGATCCGTCTTTATGGTCCACATGGTGAGTTAATTGAGGATTTTGATGCCACTGATTTACGAAAGATGGAAATGTGCAAGTTATGGTCAGAGTTCTACGTGACCATCAGTGTGCTCAAGAATGTGTCTACGAAGGACATCACTGATCTTGTTGACACACTTAAACAATTCAGGGTGAAACTCAATCCGTAA
- the LOC141613147 gene encoding protein FAR1-RELATED SEQUENCE 5-like, whose product MDIEESNVLIEPTDAIVLIASNDVAQISSNLDAGSPIIETTSKERIPVCAPELKPVLGMVFDKLEDGLEFYKTYAANSGFKMRKSTQRNIDGVVMTKYCVCSKAGESKPRGKVKKRQRTRISCSAKIFLRRNEKGQYVIADFHEGHTHLLSTPNTVVHLTESRELTLIHKTMIVENSKVNKGPVQSFRMFKDSYYFDFDVDDRGRLSRVCWFDPIAKKNCSLFGDMISFDTTFNMNTYKMIFAPFTGVDHHKKCVTFGAGLIRKETDEDFVWLFRNFLSAMSNKYHVCIITDQDRGINAGVKTVFGDKTQHRYCMWHIMKKLPDKIGTTLYRETNFMKELCSCVWAEDIEPFEFE is encoded by the exons ATGGACATTGAAGAATCTAATGTCTTGATTGAACCTACGGATGCGATTGTTCTAATCGCAAGCAATGATGTCGCACAAATATCCTCCAATTTAG ATGCAGGCTCACCAATCATCGAGACAACCTCAAAGGAAAGAATACCTGTATGCGCGCCAGAACTGAAGCCTGTTTTGGGTATGGTTTTTGATAAACTAGAGGATGGGCTAGAATTCTATAAGACTTATGCTGCTAATTCTGGATTTAAAATGAGGAAGTCGACACAACGAAACATAGATGGGGTGGTGATGACTAAGTATTGTGTGTGTAGTAAGGCTGGTGAAAGTAAACCTAGAGGGAAGGTAAAAAAGAGGCAGAGGACGAGAATTTCATGTAGCGCAAAGATTTTTCTTCGaagaaatgaaaaaggacaatatGTGATTGCTGACTTTCATGAAGGTCACACCCACCTTCTCTCAACACCAAACACAGTGGTGCATTTGACCGAGTCACGAGAATTAACCCTTATACATAAAACCATGATTGTTGAGAATTCTAAAGTGAATAAGGGGCCTGTGCAAAGCTTTAGGATGTTCAAAGA TtcttactactttgattttgatGTTGACGATCGTGGACGACTATCTAGGGTTTGTTGGTTTGACCCTATAGCTAAAAAGAATTGCAGTCTCTTTGGTGATATGATATCTTTTGACACGACGTTTAATATGAACACATATAAAATGATATTTGCACCTTTCACGGGGGTTGACCATCACAAAAAATGTGTGACATTTGGTGCAGGACTTATAAGGAAAGAGACTGATGAGGATTTCGTATGGTTGTTTCGGAATTTTCTGAGCGCAATGAGCAATAAGTATCATGTGTGCATAATTACTGACCAAGATAGAGGCATAAATGCAGGGGTTAAAACAGTGTTTGGGGACAAAACTCAGcacagatattgcatgtggcatatcatgaaaaAGCTGCCAGACAAAATCGGAACTACGCTATATAGAGAAACTAACTTTATGAAAGAGTTGTGCTCCTGTGTTTGGGCAGAAGACATCGAACCGTTTGAGTTTGAGTAA